A genomic segment from Saimiri boliviensis isolate mSaiBol1 chromosome 14, mSaiBol1.pri, whole genome shotgun sequence encodes:
- the PGBD2 gene encoding piggyBac transposable element-derived protein 2 isoform X1, producing the protein MASTSRDVITGRGSHSKVKSAKLLEVLNAMEAEESSNNREEIFIAPPDNASGEFTDEDSGDEDSQRGAHLPGSVLHASVLCEDSGTGEDNDDLELQPAKKRQKADVKPQRVWTKRDIRPDFGSWMASDPHIEDLKSQELSPVGLFELFFDEGTINFIVNETNRYAWQKNVNLSLTTQELKCVLGILILSGYISYPRRRMFWETSPDSHHHLVADAIRRDRFELIFSYLHFADNNELDANDRFAKVRPLIIRMNCNFQKHAPLEEFYSFGESMCEYFGHRGSKQLYTGKPLRLGYKIWCGTTSRGYLVWFEPSQGTLFTKPDRSLDLGGSMVIKFVDALQERGFLPYHIFFDKVFTSVKLMSILRKKGVKATGTVREYRTERCPLKDPKELKKMKRGSFDYKVDESEEIIVCRWHDSSVVNICSNAVGIEPVRMTSRHSGAAKTRTQVHQPSLVKLYQEKVGGVGRMDQNIAKYKVKIRGMKWYSSFIGYVIDAALNNAWQLHRICCQDAQVDLLAFRRYIACVYLESNADTASQGRRSRRLETESRFDMIGHWIIHQDKRTRCALCHSQTNTRCEKCQKGVHAKCFREYHIR; encoded by the coding sequence AGATGTCATTACTGGGAGAGGTTCCCACTCAAAGGTGAAGTCTGCAAAGCTACTTGAGGTTCTGAATGCTATGGAGGCGGAAGAGTCTAGTAACAACAGGGAAGAGATTTTCATTGCACCTCCTGACAATGCTTCAGGGGAATTTACTGATGAGGACTCGGGTGATGAAGACAGCCAGCGAGGTGCTCACCTTCCTGGCAGTGTGCTGCATGCTTCAGTCCTGTGTGAGGACTCTGGCACCGGGGAGGATAATGATGACCTGGAGCTGCAGCCAGCCAAGAAGAGGCAGAAAGCAGATGTGAAGCCTCAGCGCGTTTGGACCAAAAGAGATATTCGTCCAGACTTTGGCAGTTGGATGGCATCAGATCCTCATATTGAGGATCTGAAAAGCCAAGAACTGAGTCCTGTGGGcctttttgagttgttttttgatGAAGGAACAATTAATTTCATTGTTAATGAAACCAATCGTTATGCTTGGCAGAAAAATGTCAATCTGAGTCTTACAACTCAGGAATTGAAGTGTGTTCTGGGCATTTTGATTTTAAGTGGGTACATCTCTTATCCAAGGAGAAGGATGTTCTGGGAAACCTCTCCTGATTCACATCACCATCTTGTAGCTGATGCAATTAGAAGGGACAGATTTGAACTAATCTTCTCATACCTACATTTTGCAGATAACAACGAACTTGATGCAAATGATAGGTTTGCCAAGGTCAGACCTCTCATCATCCGGATGAACTGCAATTTCCAGAAGCATGCACCCTTGGAAGAGTTCTACAGCTTTGGGGAGTCTATGTGTGAGTACTTTGGGCACCGGGGGTCCAAGCAGCTGTACACAGGGAAGCCTTTGCGACTTGGGTACAAGATTTGGTGTGGGACAACCAGCAGAGGCTACTTGGTTTGGTTTGAGCCCTCACAGGGCACACTTTTTACCAAGCCAGACAGGAGCTTGGATCTAGGAGGCAGTATGGTAATAAAATTTGTGGATGCACTTCAGGAGCGTGGTTTTCTGCCATATCACATATTTTTTGACAAGGTTTTTACAAGTGTTAAACTGATGTCCATTTTGAGGAAAAAGGGGGTGAAGGCCACAGGAACTGTTCGTGAGTACAGGACTGAGCGATGTCCCCTAAAAgaccccaaagaactgaaaaaaatgaagaggggTTCATTTGATTACAAAGTTGATGAGAGTGAGGAGATCATTGTGTGCCGCTGGCATGATAGCAGCGTGGTCAACATTTGCTCCAATGCTGTGGGTATAGAGCCAGTGAGGATGACTAGTCGTCACTCTGGAGCAGCTAAAACGCGGACTCAGGTCCACCAACCATCACTGGTGAAGCTGTATCAGGAGAAGGTGGGGGGTGTTGGTCGGATGGACCAGAATATTGCCAAGTACAAGGTGAAGATCCGAGGCATGAAGTGGTACTCAAGCTTCATTGGCTATGTCATTGATGCCGCCCTCAACAATGCATGGCAGCTACATAGGATCTGCTGCCAAGATGCCCAGGTGGACCTCCTTGCCTTCCGGAGATACATTGCCTGTGTGTATCTGGAGAGCAATGCTGACACGGCCTCCCAAGGGAGGCGAAGCAGGCGGCTGGAGACTGAGAGCCGCTTTGATATGATTGGGCATTGGATTATCCACCAGGACAAGAGGACCCGATGTGCCCTCTGCCACTCACAGACCAATACCCGGTGCGAGAAGTGCCAGAAGGGTGTCCATGCCAAGTGCTTCAGGGAGTACCACATCCGGTGA
- the PGBD2 gene encoding piggyBac transposable element-derived protein 2 isoform X2: protein MEAEESSNNREEIFIAPPDNASGEFTDEDSGDEDSQRGAHLPGSVLHASVLCEDSGTGEDNDDLELQPAKKRQKADVKPQRVWTKRDIRPDFGSWMASDPHIEDLKSQELSPVGLFELFFDEGTINFIVNETNRYAWQKNVNLSLTTQELKCVLGILILSGYISYPRRRMFWETSPDSHHHLVADAIRRDRFELIFSYLHFADNNELDANDRFAKVRPLIIRMNCNFQKHAPLEEFYSFGESMCEYFGHRGSKQLYTGKPLRLGYKIWCGTTSRGYLVWFEPSQGTLFTKPDRSLDLGGSMVIKFVDALQERGFLPYHIFFDKVFTSVKLMSILRKKGVKATGTVREYRTERCPLKDPKELKKMKRGSFDYKVDESEEIIVCRWHDSSVVNICSNAVGIEPVRMTSRHSGAAKTRTQVHQPSLVKLYQEKVGGVGRMDQNIAKYKVKIRGMKWYSSFIGYVIDAALNNAWQLHRICCQDAQVDLLAFRRYIACVYLESNADTASQGRRSRRLETESRFDMIGHWIIHQDKRTRCALCHSQTNTRCEKCQKGVHAKCFREYHIR from the coding sequence ATGGAGGCGGAAGAGTCTAGTAACAACAGGGAAGAGATTTTCATTGCACCTCCTGACAATGCTTCAGGGGAATTTACTGATGAGGACTCGGGTGATGAAGACAGCCAGCGAGGTGCTCACCTTCCTGGCAGTGTGCTGCATGCTTCAGTCCTGTGTGAGGACTCTGGCACCGGGGAGGATAATGATGACCTGGAGCTGCAGCCAGCCAAGAAGAGGCAGAAAGCAGATGTGAAGCCTCAGCGCGTTTGGACCAAAAGAGATATTCGTCCAGACTTTGGCAGTTGGATGGCATCAGATCCTCATATTGAGGATCTGAAAAGCCAAGAACTGAGTCCTGTGGGcctttttgagttgttttttgatGAAGGAACAATTAATTTCATTGTTAATGAAACCAATCGTTATGCTTGGCAGAAAAATGTCAATCTGAGTCTTACAACTCAGGAATTGAAGTGTGTTCTGGGCATTTTGATTTTAAGTGGGTACATCTCTTATCCAAGGAGAAGGATGTTCTGGGAAACCTCTCCTGATTCACATCACCATCTTGTAGCTGATGCAATTAGAAGGGACAGATTTGAACTAATCTTCTCATACCTACATTTTGCAGATAACAACGAACTTGATGCAAATGATAGGTTTGCCAAGGTCAGACCTCTCATCATCCGGATGAACTGCAATTTCCAGAAGCATGCACCCTTGGAAGAGTTCTACAGCTTTGGGGAGTCTATGTGTGAGTACTTTGGGCACCGGGGGTCCAAGCAGCTGTACACAGGGAAGCCTTTGCGACTTGGGTACAAGATTTGGTGTGGGACAACCAGCAGAGGCTACTTGGTTTGGTTTGAGCCCTCACAGGGCACACTTTTTACCAAGCCAGACAGGAGCTTGGATCTAGGAGGCAGTATGGTAATAAAATTTGTGGATGCACTTCAGGAGCGTGGTTTTCTGCCATATCACATATTTTTTGACAAGGTTTTTACAAGTGTTAAACTGATGTCCATTTTGAGGAAAAAGGGGGTGAAGGCCACAGGAACTGTTCGTGAGTACAGGACTGAGCGATGTCCCCTAAAAgaccccaaagaactgaaaaaaatgaagaggggTTCATTTGATTACAAAGTTGATGAGAGTGAGGAGATCATTGTGTGCCGCTGGCATGATAGCAGCGTGGTCAACATTTGCTCCAATGCTGTGGGTATAGAGCCAGTGAGGATGACTAGTCGTCACTCTGGAGCAGCTAAAACGCGGACTCAGGTCCACCAACCATCACTGGTGAAGCTGTATCAGGAGAAGGTGGGGGGTGTTGGTCGGATGGACCAGAATATTGCCAAGTACAAGGTGAAGATCCGAGGCATGAAGTGGTACTCAAGCTTCATTGGCTATGTCATTGATGCCGCCCTCAACAATGCATGGCAGCTACATAGGATCTGCTGCCAAGATGCCCAGGTGGACCTCCTTGCCTTCCGGAGATACATTGCCTGTGTGTATCTGGAGAGCAATGCTGACACGGCCTCCCAAGGGAGGCGAAGCAGGCGGCTGGAGACTGAGAGCCGCTTTGATATGATTGGGCATTGGATTATCCACCAGGACAAGAGGACCCGATGTGCCCTCTGCCACTCACAGACCAATACCCGGTGCGAGAAGTGCCAGAAGGGTGTCCATGCCAAGTGCTTCAGGGAGTACCACATCCGGTGA